CAGGCCCCCGCGCGTCGGTGAGGAGCATGAGCGCCACCAGACCCATGGCCTCGGGTCGCCACGGATCGCCGGGACGACTGAGAGAGAGGAGCAGCCGGGCGAGGCGCAGCGCCTCGGCACCGAGGAGGGGTCGTGCGATCTCCTCACCCTCGGCCGCAGAGTGCGCCTCGGTGTGGATGAGGCTCAGGACGTCCAGGAGCACGGGGACGCGGTCGGCCAAGGGGCCACCGGCGTCGAGCGTGACCCCGCGAAGCGACGCCTTCGCCCGCGAGATCCGCTGCGCGACCGTCGACTCCGTCGAAAGCAGGCCGCGCGCGATCTCGCGGGTCGTGAGCCCACCGACGCAGCGCAGGGTGAGCGCCATCTGCGACGCGCGAGACAGCGACGGGTGACAGCAGAGCAGGAAGAGGCGCAGAGTGTCGTCGACCTGCGCGACGGGCCCGCCGGGCTCCTCTCGCGCGGTCCTCTCCTCGCGCGCCCGCCGCGCGGCATCCGATCGGACCGCATCGACGTACCGGCGCGACGCGACCGACACCAGCCACGCCGCGGGGTTGTCGGGAACGCCCTCGCGCGGCCACTGCGTCCAGGCGGCGGCGAGCGCCTCCTGCACCGCGTCTTCCGCGTCGTCGAAGCCGCCCGTGCGCCGCACCATCACCGCGAGCGCCCGCGGTGCAGCCGACCGCGCGGCGGCGGTCACCGCCCCGAGCGGCGCCGGGTTCACGTGTTCTCGGCGAAGTCCGCGTCGGTCCAGATGCGGGCGATGCGCATCCCGCCCGGCACGACGGCCTCGGGAAACCGCGCGGCGATCTCGGTGGCGCGGGCCTCGTCGGCGACATCCACGAGGTAGTAGCCCGACACCACCTCGGTCAGCTCCGGCAGCGGTGCATCGGTGACGACCGGGCCGTCGGCACCGCGCAGGACGTGCTTCTGGGCGGCGGTGTCGAGCGCCTCCGAGGAGACGAGCTCCCCCGTGGACTGAAGGTCGGACACGACGTCCCAGTAGACCTGGAACGCCGCCGCGCGCTCGTCGTCGGACATCTTCGCGAACAGGTCGATCACGGCCGGGCTGTTGTGGATCAGGATCAGGTACTGCATCGGAACTCCCTCACTTCCGGCCGCCGGGCGCGGCCCTCTCAGTGTGTCGGAGCCGCCTCGCCGATTTCGACACCCGTCGGGGCGCCCGAGCGGGCGGTCTCGCACCGAGACCCACCTCCCGCGCCGAGACCTACCGTGGCGCGGTAGGTCTCGGCGGGGATGGTGGGTCTCGGCGGGGACGGAACGCCGCACCGCGCGTTTCGTCTCGTCGCTTCGCTCCTCGCTCAACGACCGGTGAACGCCCGCCCTGCCCCGGTCGTTGAGCGAGCGCAGCGAGTCGAAACGGCGCCGACCCTCCGCGTCCCGCCCCAGGGTCAGGCGACCGGCTGCTGCAGATCGACGACCCAGCGGGTGCCGCCCGGATCCATCGGCGTTTCGAGGTACACCTCGCGGGCCGGTCCCGCGACCGACAGCCCCCGCCGCTCGCCCTCGGCGACGAGGTCCTGCCACGCGCGCTGGATCCCCAGCAGGTCGTCGGCCTCGTACCGCCCGGTGAGGGCACGGGATGCCGCGGGCACGGTCGCCCGCTCGAGCCCCGGCGGGGTCGCGGCATCCCCGATCTGCTCCGCCGCGGCGGCGATCATGCCGTCGCCGTCGGTGGTGTAGATCGCCACGCCGGGCCCGGTGTGCGCGGCGCCCGCCGCGGCGATCGCTTCGTTCACGCGCGTGAACATGTAGCCGATCTCGGCCTCGATCTGCGACATCTCCTCGATGCGCGCGGTCTGCTGCACCACGTGCAGTTCGGGCAGGGCGGTTTCGATGTATTCCGTCATGGGAATCTCCTTCTGGATGACGCGGAGACGCGCCTCGACCGCCGCGAGCCGATGCCGGTCTGCGGCGATCTGCGACCGCAGCTCCTCGCGCCGCTCACGCAGGAGGAGCGCGACGTCCTCCTGTGAGAGGCCGCCGTCCAGCATCCGTCCGACCTGATCCAGGGTGAACCCGAGGTCCTTCAGAGCGACGATGCGGTTGGCGCGCTCGAGCTGGCCGACGCCGTACGAGCGGTAGCCGCTCCAGGGGTCGACGCGCTCGGGCGTGAGGAGACCGAGGTGGTCGTAGTGACGCAGCATCCGGACCGACACTCCGGCCAGCCGGGCGAATTCTCCGATGCTCAACATGGTGATTCCACGACAGAGCCTGACACCGTGTCAGGGTCAAGCACCAGGGTTCGGGTTCACTCCGTCAGGCCCGGAAGACGGTGTGGATGTCGCGTTCGACGCGACTCAGCACCTCCCGGCCGCCGAGCGCCTCGAGCTCGAGCAGCACCGCGGTGCCGGTGACGTCGGCGCCGACCGCGGCGAACAGTTCGTGCGCCGCGGCGAGGGTGCCGCCGGTGGCCAGCACGTCGTCGACGAGAAGAACGCGCGCGCCGCGAGGCAGGTCGTCATGCACCTCGATCGTGGCATTGCCGTACTCGAGGGCGTAGTCGACCGCCGCCGCGGGCCGCGGGAGCTTTCCGGCCTTGCGCACCGGCACGACGCCGGTGTCGGCGG
The Microbacterium sp. SLBN-154 DNA segment above includes these coding regions:
- a CDS encoding RNA polymerase sigma factor produces the protein MNPAPLGAVTAAARSAAPRALAVMVRRTGGFDDAEDAVQEALAAAWTQWPREGVPDNPAAWLVSVASRRYVDAVRSDAARRAREERTAREEPGGPVAQVDDTLRLFLLCCHPSLSRASQMALTLRCVGGLTTREIARGLLSTESTVAQRISRAKASLRGVTLDAGGPLADRVPVLLDVLSLIHTEAHSAAEGEEIARPLLGAEALRLARLLLSLSRPGDPWRPEAMGLVALMLLTDARGPARVDGEGVLIPLAQQDRTRWRADLIAEGAELLTAALALRAAGRYQVRAAIAAVHDEAATAADTDWRQILGLYEVLRRLDPGPVSELGRAVAMGEVAGPAAGLQIVAAWEGRASPLRVAAVRAHLLDRAGRTSEARREYERAAGLTRNGAERRWFLDAAGAP
- a CDS encoding YciI family protein is translated as MQYLILIHNSPAVIDLFAKMSDDERAAAFQVYWDVVSDLQSTGELVSSEALDTAAQKHVLRGADGPVVTDAPLPELTEVVSGYYLVDVADEARATEIAARFPEAVVPGGMRIARIWTDADFAENT
- a CDS encoding MerR family transcriptional regulator, which codes for MLSIGEFARLAGVSVRMLRHYDHLGLLTPERVDPWSGYRSYGVGQLERANRIVALKDLGFTLDQVGRMLDGGLSQEDVALLLRERREELRSQIAADRHRLAAVEARLRVIQKEIPMTEYIETALPELHVVQQTARIEEMSQIEAEIGYMFTRVNEAIAAAGAAHTGPGVAIYTTDGDGMIAAAAEQIGDAATPPGLERATVPAASRALTGRYEADDLLGIQRAWQDLVAEGERRGLSVAGPAREVYLETPMDPGGTRWVVDLQQPVA
- a CDS encoding adenine phosphoribosyltransferase, which produces MTASGPLARAESLITVIPDYPSPGIQFRDITPLLADAAALRAVTEALIAPFAGSFDVVAGVEARGFLLAAAAAIAADTGVVPVRKAGKLPRPAAAVDYALEYGNATIEVHDDLPRGARVLLVDDVLATGGTLAAAHELFAAVGADVTGTAVLLELEALGGREVLSRVERDIHTVFRA